Sequence from the Agarivorans sp. Alg241-V36 genome:
TTGTAATTCTCAGCCGCTGGTAAAAACGCTCCAGGAGGCACAACTCGACCTTCTTCGTCGATCATTCTTAATAGCACTTCGTAGTGGAGGTAATCACTCTCACTCGGTTTAACCGGTACAATGGCTTGCGCGTATAATAGGAAACGCTCTTCACGCAGCGCTTTTTGAATACGGGTTACCCACTCCATCTGCCCTTGACGCTCAAGCAACATCCTATCGTCCATTTGATACAAATAAACGCGGCTACGGCCTAGCGATTTTGCGGTGAAACAGGCGTTATCAGCTTGTGCTAAAACTTCTTGAGAAGAACCTTGCTGCTGTTGGAACAAAGTTACACCAATGCTGCAACCAAAGCTGAACATTCGCTCATCACGCACGTAGTGGGTATCGTTTAGCCGATCAATCACTAAATTAGCGAAATCTAGACTGCCTTGTTGCGAGCTGTCTTCAAGCAAAATGGCAAACTCATCGCTCCCCAAACGCGCCACCACGGCAGATTCAGGGATCATTTGTTCTAATACTCCAGCTACCTGCTTCAAGGCCTGATCGCCCGAGCCATGGCCAAAGGTATCGTTAATCACTTTGAACTGAGCTAAATCGATAAATAACAAGGCGTGTTGTTGGTCTTGCGAGTTTGCAGAGTTAAGCAACAACTCTAAGCGGCGCTCAAAGAACCCTCGATTATAAATACCAGTGAGTAAATCGAAGTTAGCATGAAAATCCAGTTCTTCGGCCAAACTTCTGGTGGCGGTAATGTCTTCACATACCAGCATAAATAAGTCTTCTTCAGCCATGCGCACAAAAGATTCTTTAAACCAAAGCTGTTTATTGTCGCTGTTTTGGTAAGCGATTTGTCGAGTAACTTTGTGAGTGCCAATCCCTTCTAGATACTCTAATAAAGATACTTGCTGGGCGTGTTCGGCATACAAACTGCGCAGTTGCGACAGCTCAAGCTGCTTTTTAGACATACCCAAGTGCTTAGCAGCCACTTGGTTGCAACAAACAACCACCCCTAGGCGATTGACTAGCATTAACAGGGCAGGGCTTTGCTCAAACAATAGCCGGTAGTGTTGCTCGCTTTGTTTAAGCTGGCGATGTTCTAGTTGAATTAACTCTAAATCTCTAAGCTCAAGCAATACTTGTTCAACAATGCCGTTGCTGGTGCTTTGTGGAGTGAGCGCAAAATCATAGAGCACCTTGCGGTTTTCTAAGCTCAGCTCAGCTTGAAACCGGACTTTTTCACCGGCTAAGCTTTTAGCAATCGCATCACGAAATTGTTGTTTTAATGGCGCTTGATGTTGCCACACGTGGCTATCAAGCAAAGAATTGCCAATAATGAAATTGGCTCGCTCGCCCAGTAAATCACCTAAAGCTTGGTTTAATAACTGCACATGGCCATTTTCATCAAGCAGTGCGCTGGCTTGCTCAGTAAAAGTAAATACGGACTGCAAGTTTTGCTCATGCTCGGCTAGTTCACGCTGGGTGCGAGTTAAGGCTCGCCAAACACCGTAAATCGCCAAACCAGCAAGTAGCAAAGTTATGCCCACCAACAACGCGCCTTGGTAACGTTGGGGCAACGTTTTATAGGCTTGCTGATTGAGAAAACGACTATTCTCGGTCAAGTTAGCACGTGATACTTTCCAACGAACTAACTGCTTATTATCAAACAAATAGGTTTGAGGACCTCGAGCACTAATGGCAATGTCGCGTACATCAGTGCCTTGCAGCACTTGTAACACCGTGTCGCCAAGCGCCTGACCTAGTGGCTGCGGCAAACTTACAAAGCCGCCTACCGCACCATTACCAATAGCATGCTGCCATAGGCTGTAAATTGGGGCTCTAGACACCATGGATAAAGACTGAATAGCTTGCTCGGTAAGCTGAGTATTGCCAATTTGCGACTGCTGCAGGGCCCCTAGCAATACCGCCTGTTTGGCACTTAGCAGCGAAGTTTTTGCTTTTACTTCTTCATAGTCTTGGTCTTGCCAGAGGGTATAAGGGATCGCAAGTTGCTCAGCCAGCTGCACAAACTCTTTGGTAATTTCACTGCTGGCTTCACTATCGTCTACCAGTAAGTGTATCGCTTCTAAATCTGGGATTAATTGGCGAATAAGCAACAGGTTTTCACGCATCGGTAGCTGCTCGTGAATACCGGTTATCCGCCGCTCTCTTGGTCCCATATAAGCTGATAGGTCGGCACCAGCTGCCACTATAGGCGCTTGCAATACCGATTCATCTTGCAGAGCTAAAGCGGTGTGTAAAGCTTGCTCGCCCACTGTCACTACTAAATCAAATTGGTAATAAAGAATAATTTCGTTGAGTAAATCGAATTGGGCTAATTGATAACTAGGATCTTGTGAAGTGCTTGGCTCTATTCGGTGGTTAAACAACCACACGGAACGATTACCCACTTGTTGGCGCAAACCTCTATCAAAGCTGGCATCCCACTGTAAACCAGCTGGGTAAGAGTTAAGCATTAATACCCGGGCGGTGCGCGCCTCTGCTTTTAACGACAGCAGCGCTAAGCTGAGCAACACCAGCAGCAAGATAGGCTTAAACACCTTCATCAGTGAATAAACTCTTATTAATGAATTACTCACAAAAATAAACAGCCACCCTTCGCATTTATTATTAATTATTAAGCCTTTATAGACCTTGACACTATTACTAGGCGTAGCCAAGTCACTTCTGTAGAATATGTTATCAAACTGCAGCAAGGTCTATCATATTTATGAATATTTTGATGGCTCTATCACAACTAGAAGTGACCGGAGCCGAAGTCTACGCTACCCAAGTTGGCGACCGACTCACTCAACGAGGTCATCAAGTATTTTATGTATCAGATACCTTAAGTTGCCCACATAAAGGTCAGCACTTTCGCTTGCGCTTTAACAAACGTAGCCTTCCTCGCAGAGTATGGCACGTATTGTATCTTATCTATCTAATTCTTCGATATAAAATTCAACTGGTACATGCACATAGCCGCGCTTCTGGGTGGTCTTCTTATGTGGCTTGTAAGCTAACCAATACGCCAATGGTGACTAGCGTACATGGCCGCCAGCCGGTACATCATTCCCGTAAAAAGTTTCATGCCCTTGGCTACCATGCTGTCGCAGTATGCGAAAACATCGCTCAGCAAATTATTCGCGATTTAGGCGTACCCCGCGATCAAGTTAGTGTGGTGCGCAATGGCGTTGATAGTCAGCAATTTTCACCGCTTCCTGCGGCCAACAACGATAAGCCAATTATTCAAATCATCGGACGTTTAACCGGCCCTAAAGGCGAATTAGTCTATCAACTACTCAAACAGTGCATAGATTTAGACGCCAACCAAGTACAGGTGATTAGCGGCAGTAAGGTAGACACTCGCTTTGCTGAGTTTGAAGATAAGGTTGAGTTTTGCGGATATAGCGACAATATTCGTTCTACCATTGCTCAAGCTGACTTAATTATTGGAGCCGGGCGAGTAGCGATGGAAGCCTTGCTTTGCAAAAAACCAGTATTTGCAGTGGGTGAGGCTAAAGCTCTTGGCTACATCAGCTTAGATAACCTACCAGCGGCTCTTGCTAGTAACTTTGGTGATGTGGCTGATGACGGTAAAACAGAACTAGACATTGATTACTCAAACCTTGCAGATCAGCTAGCTAACTTTGGTGAACAACACCAAGTAAGCGAACAGTTGGTAGCGACAATAAAAGCGGAATACGACCTTGATGCTGTATGCCAAAAACTATTAGAAACCTACCAAAGTGCTTACGTATATACCAAACAACGCGAAGTCCCAATCATCATGTACCACCGAGTTACCCAGGATGATAGTCAAAAGGGAGCCTATGGCACTTACGTAACGCTTGAGCGCTTAGAAGAACATTTTCAAACTATTAAACGCATGGGCTTAAGCCCCATTACCTTTAGTGAGTTAGCCGAGGTTGGCCTAGAGCATCGCTTTAATCACGGTAAGCGTTACATCATTCTCACCTTCGACGACGGCTATCAAGACAACTTTGATTTACTGTTACCCTTGCTCAAGAAATATCAGTTCAAAGCGGTTATTTATGCTGTTACTGGCACCGATCATAACCGCTGGGATGTTGAACATCCCACTAAACCAGACCGACGCTTCGAGCTAATGAGCCATCAAACTATGCGAGAAATTGATCAAAGCGGCTATGTTGAAATCGGCGGACACACGCTTAATCACCCCAAGCTGGCAGAACTAAGTGAAGTTGAGCAGCAACTAGAGATAGAGCAAAATAAATCTGAGTTAGAAGGGTTACTAGGTAGAGAATTAACAACCTTTGCCTATCCCTATGGCAACCACAATCAACATACTAAAAAGCTAGCAAAGCAGGCAGGCTATACTTATACCGTAGCCACTGATTCAGGGCCAATCTGCATGCATCAAGATCTACAACAAATACGACGGATTGTAATGTTTCCCAGTACCACTAAGTTTGGACTGTGGAGAAAGATCAAAGGAAACTATACTTACAATAAAGCGAAAGATAATTAATGAGTAATCTAACGAATAACAATGGCCTTCCGTTAATCACGGTTTATATCACAAGCTTCAATCGACCAGAGATGCTGTCGAGAGCAATAGAATCTGTCATTAATCAAAGCTACGTTAACTGGGAACTTATTATTATTGATGATGCCTCGGATAATGATGTAGCTTCGGTTATTATTAAATATTCTCATTTAGATTCTCGCATAAAGTATTGGATAAATGAAAAACAATCGGGAGCTAACTTTAATAGAAACCTAGCAATAGAAAAAGCCCAAGGGAAGTATATTACAGGATTAGATGACGATGATTACTTTAAACCTAATCGATTAGAATTTTTCATGGGAAATTATAATTCAAAATATGCCTTTATTTGTGATAACCGAGACGTTTTAGAAAGCGACGGAACCATATCTCAATCATATAAAAGCAAAGAACAAGAAGTTTCTCTTTCAGATATACTCAAATCCAATGTTTGTGGCAATCAAATTTTTGCTGAGACCCAGCGTTTACGCAAACTTGGCGGGTTTGACCTAAATATAAGAAAGTTTCAAGATCATGATATGTGGATCAGCTTGATTTCTAACTTTGGTTCAGCATATCGCTTCAACGAATGCTCTTACGTTGTAGATGTGAGACATGAACAACAGCGTATTTCTAACATTGAAGATACGAACCAAGCCAATGTAGTTTTATACTATAAATATAAAAATTTATACACTCCTTATACTGATAGTAGTATACGACTTAAGATTGCAAGTGCTAATTTAGATACTGATTTACCTTTCAAGGTGACAGATTTTATTTTTCATCCAATCGAATCGTTGAAGTTAGCGACTAGAAAAACCCTAAAAAAACATAAAGCAGAATAGACCAATGTCCGATACACGCATAGCTATATTTATCACTGGACCACTTCGCTATATTGACAAGGTGATTAAATCATTAGAAAAGTATCGTGAAGCTCTCAACTTTGACATTTTTGTGCATGTCTGGAAAGAAGACAACTCGAATAAAAAGAGAGTAGATGAAGCGGATTTAAATAGAATATTCGAGCTTTCTCAAAAAATACACACCTTG
This genomic interval carries:
- a CDS encoding ABC transporter substrate binding protein codes for the protein MSNSLIRVYSLMKVFKPILLLVLLSLALLSLKAEARTARVLMLNSYPAGLQWDASFDRGLRQQVGNRSVWLFNHRIEPSTSQDPSYQLAQFDLLNEIILYYQFDLVVTVGEQALHTALALQDESVLQAPIVAAGADLSAYMGPRERRITGIHEQLPMRENLLLIRQLIPDLEAIHLLVDDSEASSEITKEFVQLAEQLAIPYTLWQDQDYEEVKAKTSLLSAKQAVLLGALQQSQIGNTQLTEQAIQSLSMVSRAPIYSLWQHAIGNGAVGGFVSLPQPLGQALGDTVLQVLQGTDVRDIAISARGPQTYLFDNKQLVRWKVSRANLTENSRFLNQQAYKTLPQRYQGALLVGITLLLAGLAIYGVWRALTRTQRELAEHEQNLQSVFTFTEQASALLDENGHVQLLNQALGDLLGERANFIIGNSLLDSHVWQHQAPLKQQFRDAIAKSLAGEKVRFQAELSLENRKVLYDFALTPQSTSNGIVEQVLLELRDLELIQLEHRQLKQSEQHYRLLFEQSPALLMLVNRLGVVVCCNQVAAKHLGMSKKQLELSQLRSLYAEHAQQVSLLEYLEGIGTHKVTRQIAYQNSDNKQLWFKESFVRMAEEDLFMLVCEDITATRSLAEELDFHANFDLLTGIYNRGFFERRLELLLNSANSQDQQHALLFIDLAQFKVINDTFGHGSGDQALKQVAGVLEQMIPESAVVARLGSDEFAILLEDSSQQGSLDFANLVIDRLNDTHYVRDERMFSFGCSIGVTLFQQQQGSSQEVLAQADNACFTAKSLGRSRVYLYQMDDRMLLERQGQMEWVTRIQKALREERFLLYAQAIVPVKPSESDYLHYEVLLRMIDEEGRVVPPGAFLPAAENYNLADQIDRVVIQKTLQWLSENPGHLTRLNMCSMNLSGQSLGSAEFVAWLLQTLENSALPMNKLCFETTETVAIANLDVATEFFNKVRKLGCKIALDDFGSGLSSFGYLKSLPIDYLKIDGIFIRDLENDHMDAAIVKSINQMSHVMGKKTIAEFVENEAINKVLAEIGVDFAQGYHFGKPVPIEMLVLN
- a CDS encoding polysaccharide deacetylase family protein, with protein sequence MALSQLEVTGAEVYATQVGDRLTQRGHQVFYVSDTLSCPHKGQHFRLRFNKRSLPRRVWHVLYLIYLILRYKIQLVHAHSRASGWSSYVACKLTNTPMVTSVHGRQPVHHSRKKFHALGYHAVAVCENIAQQIIRDLGVPRDQVSVVRNGVDSQQFSPLPAANNDKPIIQIIGRLTGPKGELVYQLLKQCIDLDANQVQVISGSKVDTRFAEFEDKVEFCGYSDNIRSTIAQADLIIGAGRVAMEALLCKKPVFAVGEAKALGYISLDNLPAALASNFGDVADDGKTELDIDYSNLADQLANFGEQHQVSEQLVATIKAEYDLDAVCQKLLETYQSAYVYTKQREVPIIMYHRVTQDDSQKGAYGTYVTLERLEEHFQTIKRMGLSPITFSELAEVGLEHRFNHGKRYIILTFDDGYQDNFDLLLPLLKKYQFKAVIYAVTGTDHNRWDVEHPTKPDRRFELMSHQTMREIDQSGYVEIGGHTLNHPKLAELSEVEQQLEIEQNKSELEGLLGRELTTFAYPYGNHNQHTKKLAKQAGYTYTVATDSGPICMHQDLQQIRRIVMFPSTTKFGLWRKIKGNYTYNKAKDN
- a CDS encoding glycosyltransferase; its protein translation is MSNLTNNNGLPLITVYITSFNRPEMLSRAIESVINQSYVNWELIIIDDASDNDVASVIIKYSHLDSRIKYWINEKQSGANFNRNLAIEKAQGKYITGLDDDDYFKPNRLEFFMGNYNSKYAFICDNRDVLESDGTISQSYKSKEQEVSLSDILKSNVCGNQIFAETQRLRKLGGFDLNIRKFQDHDMWISLISNFGSAYRFNECSYVVDVRHEQQRISNIEDTNQANVVLYYKYKNLYTPYTDSSIRLKIASANLDTDLPFKVTDFIFHPIESLKLATRKTLKKHKAE